A portion of the Sulfuricurvum kujiense DSM 16994 genome contains these proteins:
- a CDS encoding heavy metal translocating P-type ATPase, whose protein sequence is MSKVKCDHCHLEFSDEVMIHDGEYRFCCNGCRGIFHLLKDEGLESFYSKMGDATLSPPTEQFEASSNFDTPAFSERFVTLSKEGLNQVSLVIEGIHCAACVWLNEKALHKMEGVIEAHINYTNNKARITWNPAIVKLSAIIDMIRAIGYNAFPYDASLQEVRANKERKEYYLRMAVATFATMNMMWIAVAQYAGYFTGITQEIKTILNVAEWFLATPVLFYSGWVFYRGAYYGLKNKSVTMDLLVVTGSSLAYLYSIYITVFEKGEAYFDSVAMIITFVLFGKFLEVLSRKNAADTLDVIGKHIPREVSIVEGEGIRSVDVNEVKEGDVIVIRSGERSAIDGEVISGEGSFDESNLTGESEPIFKRVGDKIISGTTSIDALIHYRATKDFAHSTLSHLVNLLENAMAQKPSIEQLANRLSQHFSSTILFLAIATFWTWYFWPHSFDRSLMVGISVIIIACPCALALATPVATLVGLALGAKRGILFKSAAQIETMAKSSMLVLDKTGTITQGRPEVIYATVHHPFEKGALYTLVSSSKHPISRGVLEYLERTEEQMGTAAIEEAREIPARGMVGRVSGVMIAGGNALLMQELGIEVDSASDKSLFYYAVDHQLVAVYELRDLPKEKARESIAALKRLNLRVIMLTGDHEAAALRVAHEVGIEEVHAHLTPEGKAAFIESAHAQGHIVVMAGDGVNDLLALAGADIAIAMGNGSDIAIEVSDVVLMNDSLTSLAEAFAISRKTYGLIKQNLAISLVYNSITIPLAMMGYVIPLIAAISMSFSSLLVVGNSMRVRWLYK, encoded by the coding sequence ATGTCTAAAGTCAAATGCGATCATTGCCATCTGGAGTTCAGTGATGAGGTGATGATACACGACGGTGAATACCGCTTTTGCTGTAACGGGTGCCGTGGGATTTTTCATCTTCTCAAAGACGAAGGGCTGGAGAGTTTTTACAGCAAAATGGGGGATGCGACCCTCTCTCCGCCGACTGAGCAGTTCGAAGCGAGTTCCAACTTTGATACCCCTGCATTTAGTGAACGCTTTGTGACGTTGAGCAAAGAGGGTTTAAATCAGGTTTCGCTGGTTATCGAGGGGATCCATTGTGCGGCGTGCGTATGGCTGAATGAAAAAGCGCTCCATAAAATGGAAGGTGTGATCGAAGCGCATATCAACTACACGAACAATAAAGCCCGAATCACCTGGAATCCTGCCATCGTCAAACTCTCCGCTATCATCGATATGATCCGCGCTATCGGCTATAACGCATTTCCGTACGATGCGTCGCTTCAAGAGGTACGTGCCAACAAAGAACGCAAAGAGTATTATCTGCGGATGGCGGTGGCGACGTTTGCGACGATGAATATGATGTGGATCGCCGTTGCACAGTATGCGGGATATTTCACCGGTATTACCCAAGAGATCAAGACGATTTTGAATGTCGCCGAATGGTTTTTGGCGACCCCCGTCCTTTTTTACAGCGGATGGGTCTTTTACCGCGGGGCTTATTACGGCCTGAAAAATAAATCGGTAACGATGGATTTGCTGGTGGTGACGGGATCAAGCCTTGCGTATCTCTATTCCATCTATATTACGGTATTCGAAAAAGGGGAAGCCTATTTCGATTCGGTAGCGATGATTATCACCTTTGTCCTGTTCGGAAAATTTCTCGAGGTACTCAGCCGTAAAAATGCCGCCGACACGCTTGATGTTATCGGCAAACATATCCCGAGAGAAGTGAGCATTGTCGAGGGAGAAGGGATACGATCTGTTGATGTCAATGAAGTAAAAGAGGGGGATGTCATCGTCATCCGAAGCGGTGAGCGTTCCGCAATTGACGGGGAAGTGATTTCGGGGGAGGGGAGTTTTGATGAGTCCAATCTTACCGGAGAGTCTGAGCCGATTTTCAAGCGTGTAGGGGATAAAATCATTAGTGGCACAACAAGTATCGATGCACTGATACACTACCGTGCGACGAAAGATTTCGCCCACTCGACCCTATCCCATCTCGTCAATCTTTTAGAAAATGCGATGGCGCAAAAGCCCTCCATCGAGCAATTAGCCAATCGGCTTTCACAACACTTCTCATCCACTATTTTGTTTTTAGCCATTGCGACGTTTTGGACGTGGTATTTCTGGCCCCACAGTTTTGACCGTTCATTGATGGTAGGGATTTCGGTTATTATCATCGCCTGTCCGTGTGCGCTGGCACTGGCGACACCGGTAGCGACATTGGTCGGATTGGCGCTGGGGGCAAAACGGGGGATACTTTTTAAATCGGCAGCCCAGATCGAGACGATGGCTAAATCGTCGATGCTCGTTCTGGATAAAACAGGGACCATCACCCAAGGGCGTCCCGAAGTTATTTACGCAACGGTCCATCACCCTTTTGAGAAGGGAGCATTGTATACCCTTGTCTCGTCATCCAAACATCCGATCAGCCGAGGGGTGCTGGAGTATTTGGAACGTACTGAAGAACAGATGGGTACGGCTGCGATCGAAGAGGCCCGTGAGATCCCCGCACGCGGGATGGTAGGGCGTGTCAGCGGAGTGATGATCGCGGGAGGAAATGCCCTATTGATGCAGGAATTAGGGATCGAGGTCGATTCTGCGAGCGATAAGAGCCTCTTTTATTATGCGGTCGATCACCAATTGGTCGCGGTTTATGAGCTGCGCGATCTTCCGAAAGAGAAAGCACGGGAATCGATTGCGGCATTGAAGCGGTTGAATCTCCGGGTCATCATGCTGACGGGGGATCATGAAGCGGCGGCTTTGCGGGTAGCTCATGAGGTCGGGATCGAGGAAGTTCATGCCCATTTAACCCCTGAGGGGAAAGCGGCATTTATCGAGTCGGCACATGCGCAGGGGCATATCGTCGTGATGGCGGGTGACGGGGTTAACGATCTCTTGGCGCTTGCCGGTGCCGATATCGCCATCGCGATGGGTAACGGCAGCGATATCGCCATCGAGGTGAGCGATGTGGTATTAATGAACGATTCACTCACTTCGCTTGCCGAAGCGTTCGCAATCAGCCGTAAAACGTACGGACTGATCAAACAAAACCTCGCCATTTCGCTGGTCTATAATTCGATTACGATCCCGCTTGCGATGATGGGGTATGTTATTCCGCTGATTGCGGCGATTTCAATGTCGTTTAGTTCGCTCCTTGTCGTCGGAAACTCGATGCGGGTGAGATGGTTATATAAATAA
- a CDS encoding asparaginase domain-containing protein — protein MLIINTGGTFNKRYDPIKGELFVPNDNQAVESILESLVIDISLQGVIYKDSLEMDAQDRTFLGQTIAASDAQTVIVIHGTDTMDLSAAYIDMLALDKTVVFTGSMVPFSIDPIEATANLSMAIGYGQHAVRGVHIVMQGVMNSFKQVKKNKSAGKFEYV, from the coding sequence ATGCTGATCATTAATACCGGCGGTACATTTAACAAACGCTACGATCCTATCAAGGGTGAGCTGTTCGTTCCGAATGACAACCAAGCCGTTGAGTCGATACTCGAATCTTTGGTAATAGATATTTCTCTTCAAGGGGTCATTTACAAAGACTCTTTGGAGATGGATGCTCAAGACCGCACTTTTTTGGGACAAACAATTGCCGCATCGGATGCACAAACGGTTATCGTCATTCACGGCACCGATACGATGGATTTAAGCGCCGCATATATCGATATGCTGGCATTGGATAAGACGGTTGTATTTACGGGCTCTATGGTCCCTTTTAGTATTGATCCGATCGAGGCAACGGCTAATCTCTCTATGGCGATCGGCTATGGACAACATGCCGTGAGAGGTGTTCATATCGTCATGCAAGGTGTAATGAACAGTTTTAAACAGGTCAAAAAAAATAAGTCTGCAGGGAAGTTCGAATATGTCTAA
- the gmhB gene encoding D-glycero-beta-D-manno-heptose 1,7-bisphosphate 7-phosphatase, whose amino-acid sequence MSKALFLDRDGVVNVEKNYLHKIEDFELLDGIIEVCRTYQEQGYLIIIVTNQSGIARGYYSEDDFAILSRWMIGHFKELGITINRIYHCPHHESIDGQCECRKPEPGMFLRAKGEYDLDMASSVMIGDNERDIEAALKAGVGHNILLSHEAVVSHADKIIYSLRELL is encoded by the coding sequence GTGAGTAAAGCCCTTTTTCTTGATCGTGATGGTGTAGTGAACGTTGAGAAAAACTACCTCCATAAAATCGAAGACTTCGAACTTCTCGACGGTATTATCGAGGTGTGCCGAACGTATCAGGAGCAGGGATATCTGATTATCATCGTCACCAACCAATCGGGGATTGCCCGCGGCTATTACTCCGAGGATGATTTCGCAATACTCAGCCGGTGGATGATCGGCCATTTCAAAGAACTGGGAATTACGATAAATCGCATCTATCACTGTCCGCATCATGAGAGCATTGACGGTCAGTGCGAATGCCGTAAACCTGAACCGGGGATGTTTTTGCGTGCAAAGGGGGAATATGATCTGGACATGGCTTCTAGCGTTATGATCGGCGATAATGAGCGGGATATCGAAGCTGCGCTCAAAGCGGGCGTCGGACATAATATACTCCTTTCTCATGAAGCCGTCGTTTCACATGCGGACAAAATTATTTACTCTTTGCGGGAGCTGCTTTGA
- a CDS encoding D-sedoheptulose-7-phosphate isomerase: MERYIRAQIADSAATKQAILENQELINTIMNVAKACVEVYRHGKKTLLAGNGGSAADAQHIAAELVGRYGFDRPSIPSLALTTDTSNLTAIGNDYGYDKVFSRQLEGMAQEGDLFIGISTSGNSQNIINAFESAADRGVTTVALVGRDGGKMAAMADYAIIVPSNATPRIQESHILIGHILCDIIEKELFGGGVA, from the coding sequence ATGGAACGTTATATTCGAGCGCAGATTGCCGATTCGGCAGCAACCAAACAGGCAATTTTGGAAAATCAGGAGCTGATCAATACGATTATGAATGTGGCCAAAGCGTGTGTAGAGGTCTATCGGCACGGTAAAAAAACTCTTTTAGCCGGAAACGGCGGTTCGGCTGCCGATGCACAGCACATCGCGGCGGAACTGGTGGGGCGTTACGGGTTTGACCGTCCCTCTATCCCTTCGCTTGCGTTGACGACCGATACCTCCAATCTCACCGCCATCGGCAATGATTACGGCTATGACAAAGTGTTCTCCCGCCAGCTTGAGGGGATGGCACAGGAGGGGGATCTGTTTATCGGTATCTCGACATCGGGAAATTCCCAAAATATTATCAATGCATTCGAATCGGCTGCGGATCGAGGTGTGACGACGGTAGCTCTCGTCGGGCGCGACGGCGGAAAAATGGCCGCAATGGCCGATTATGCGATCATCGTCCCCTCAAACGCGACACCGCGGATTCAGGAGTCCCATATTTTGATCGGGCATATTCTCTGCGACATTATCGAAAAAGAGCTTTTCGGCGGCGGAGTTGCATAA